The proteins below are encoded in one region of Engraulis encrasicolus isolate BLACKSEA-1 chromosome 1, IST_EnEncr_1.0, whole genome shotgun sequence:
- the LOC134455364 gene encoding zinc finger protein 883-like → MEEDPRGLVDEQNRIIVRHIKAGDPQRKQLKKTCKTLKNRRGQPSLDDDSDDCGKTCIIVRIIKRTDIPFKCMKCGMAFKHRMNLRMHQKTHIVKKPIESEECEKTVGSTHGSKSYGGGKAFGSKGKLDINQRTQSSTIGETFTRSGDSSHHTEGRPYQCTTCGMSYAHQADLKKHLKTYTGVKPYRCKTCGKSFAEMNILNSHQRTHSRVRPYQCTTCGNCFKTNVALKVHQRTHTGEKPYKCTVCDKSFSSSGHCKVHLRIHTGEKPYHCTICIKAFSDPSNLRNHMRIHTGERPYLCTTCGKTFGHSGSLHAHQKTHTGEKPHQCSICEKSFTEKYSLKVHQRSHSGEKPFKCTTCGKAFAHSSHLKCHQRLHTGEKPFKCTTCGKGFANKGGVTEHQKTHTGEKPFQCNICEKDFANSSNFRKHQRTHAEIKSHHCTTCGKAFANQSHLKSHQRIHTVGNSFQCGKIIEQKSTLKEHQRPHAGEKPYQCSTCGKDFADQSNLKKHQRYHTGDETYQYTRSRKAFAQLDHLKAHQRTRTGEKPYQCSTCGKAFAHKSHLNVHHRIHTGQTPYQCTTCEKVFTHKSHLKEHQRMHSGEKPYQCSMCSKDFAQKSNLKRHQLDHFKESQSSHTVQKSYPCTTCGKVFVAKSFLKQHQRRKHLP, encoded by the exons ATGGAAGAAGATCCTCGTGGCTTAGTTGATGAACAGAACCGTATTATAGTGCGGCACATCAAAGCAG GGGATCCTCAAAGGAAGCAACTAAAGAAAACGTGCAAAACTTTGAAGAATAGAAGAGGACAACCGTCCCTGGATGATGACTCTGATGACTGTGGAAAGACCTGTATTATTGTGCGAATCATCAAGAGAACTGATATACCTTTTAAGTGTATGAAGTGTGGGATGGCATTCAAACACAGAATGAATTTAAGGATGCACCAAAAAACTCACATTGTAAAGAAACCTATTGAGTCTGAGGAATGTGAAAAGACCGTTGGAAGTACACATGGTTCCAAGTCATATGGCGGTGGAAAGGCCTTTGGCAGCAAGGGTAAGCTCGACATCAACCAGAGAACTCAATCCAGCACAATTGGAGAGACCTTCACCCGAAGTGGCGATAGCAGTCACCATACAGAGGGAAGGCCTTACCAGTGCACTACATGTGGAATGAGTTATGCACACCAAGCCGATCTAAAGAAGCATCTCAAAACCTATACAGGTGTTAAACCTTACCGGTGTAAAACATGTGGAAAGTCCTTTGCAGAAATGAACATTCTGAACagccatcagagaacccatagtAGAGTAAGGCCTTACCAGTGCACTACATGTGGAAATTGCTTTAAAACAAATGTAGCTCTCAAAgttcatcagagaacccatacaggTGAAAAGCCTTACAAATGCACCGTATGTGATAAATCCTTTTCAAGCTCAGGTCACTGTAAGGTTCATCTGAGAATCCATACAGGAGAAAAACCTTACCATTGTACCATATGTATTAAAGCATTTTCAGACCCAAGTAACTTAAGGAATCATatgagaatccatactggagagaGACCTTACCTTTGCACTACATGTGGAAAGACCTTTGGACACTCAGGGAGTCTACACGCACACCAGAagacccatactggagaaaaaccaCACCAGTGTAGCATATGTGAAAAGAGCTTTACAGAAAAGTACAGTCTCAAAGTTCACCAGAGATCCCATAGTGGAGAAAAGCCATTCAAGtgtaccacatgtggaaaagcCTTTGCACATTCGAGTCACTTAAAGTGTCACCAGAGactccatactggagaaaaaccaTTTAAGtgtaccacatgtggaaaggGCTTTGCGAACAAAGGAGGAGTCACAGAGCACCAGAAAACTCATACCGGAGAAAAACCTTTCCAGTGCAATATATGTGAGAAGGACTTTGCAAACAGCTCTAATTTTAGAAAACATCAGAGAACCCATGCAGAAATTAAGTCTCACCATTGCaccacatgtggaaaggcctttgcaAACCAAAGTCATCTCAAAAGTCACCAGAGAATCCACACTGTGGGAAATTCATTTCAGTGTGGAAAGATCATTGAACAAAAGTCAACTCTCAAAGAACATCAGAGACCACAtgctggagaaaagccttaccagtgtagCACATGTGGAAAAGACTTTGCAGACCAATCTAATCTTAAAAAGCATCAGAGATACCATACAGGTGATGAAACCTACCAGTACACCAGATCTAGAAAGGCCTTTGCACAGTTGGATCACTTGAAAGCACACCAGAGAACCCGTACTGGAGAAAAGCCGTATCAATGTAGCACATGTGGAAAAGCCTTTGCACACAAAAGTCATCTAAACGTTCATCATAGAATCCATACTGGGCAAACACCTTATCAGTGTACCACATGTGAAAAAGTCTTTACACACAAAAGTCATCTCAAAGAGCACCAGAGAATGCATTCcggagaaaagccttaccagtgtagCATGTGTTCGAAGGACTTTGCACAAAAATCCAATCTGAAAAGGCACCAGTTGGACCACTTTAAAGAAAGCCAGAGCAGCCATACTGTACAAAAGTCTTACCCTTGCACCACGTGTGGAAAGGTGTTTGTAGCCAAAAGTTTTCTCAAACAGCATCAGAGGAGAAAGCACCTACCATAA